The following are encoded together in the Tepidiforma bonchosmolovskayae genome:
- a CDS encoding flavin reductase family protein: protein MSATLSLDDFKGALGSWASGVTVVTTELNGMVYGITVSSFSSLSVDPVLVLVSLADTNHLPRMIRESGRFAVSILSAGQEDVSRYFATSGREPAASFDPAVPTETWVTGCPLIPGAIAHIDCELHQALPGGDHTIVIGRVVGARFDPERAPLIYFRRAYRSLAEG from the coding sequence ATGTCCGCCACACTCTCGCTGGACGACTTTAAAGGCGCGCTGGGCTCCTGGGCCTCGGGCGTCACCGTCGTCACCACCGAACTCAACGGGATGGTGTACGGCATCACGGTCTCCAGCTTCTCCTCGCTCTCGGTCGACCCCGTGCTGGTCCTGGTCAGCCTCGCCGATACGAACCACCTGCCCCGGATGATCCGCGAATCGGGCCGCTTCGCCGTCAGCATCCTCTCGGCCGGGCAGGAGGATGTCTCGCGGTACTTCGCCACCTCCGGCCGTGAGCCGGCGGCATCGTTCGATCCGGCGGTCCCCACTGAAACCTGGGTGACCGGCTGTCCGCTCATCCCGGGCGCTATCGCACACATCGACTGCGAGCTCCACCAGGCGCTGCCCGGCGGCGACCACACCATCGTCATCGGGCGGGTCGTCGGCGCCCGGTTCGACCCGGAGCGCGCCCCGCTCATCTACTTCCGCCGCGCATACCGCTCTCTCGCGGAGGGCTGA
- a CDS encoding muconolactone Delta-isomerase family protein, protein MLFSVRLVSRQPHDMPPEQWQALVSEQLRAVRAQYDQGKIRALYREAGVGVLAIYDAADAREMDTLIASLPLARYFVETTVHALWDMVPSLPPA, encoded by the coding sequence ATGCTGTTTTCAGTCCGGCTGGTTTCCCGGCAGCCGCACGATATGCCGCCCGAGCAGTGGCAGGCGCTTGTCAGCGAGCAGCTCCGCGCGGTCCGCGCCCAGTACGACCAGGGCAAGATCCGCGCCCTGTACCGTGAAGCCGGCGTGGGCGTCCTCGCGATCTATGACGCCGCCGACGCCCGCGAAATGGACACCCTCATCGCATCCCTGCCGCTGGCCCGGTACTTCGTCGAGACGACGGTCCACGCCCTCTGGGACATGGTGCCGTCGTTGCCCCCCGCGTAG
- a CDS encoding competence/damage-inducible protein A has translation MKAEIIAIGTEILLGEIVDTNSAFIAQRLPELGIDLLYTSVVGDNLGRIVETLERAWNRSDLVITTGGLGPTDDDLTREGVARVLGEEPYVDPALEQRLRAWFAGRGYPMPESNIKQAWLIPSARPIENPRGTAPGWWVERDGHIIVCMPGVPSEMERMWTKEVQPELERRFAGEVLVTRTLKTVGIGEGTVDEMARPLYATPGIGIGTYARADGVHLRIGAKARTREEAWERIRPVEEALERIFGDAIWGRDDDTFEGHIADLMHQRRATLAVMESCTGGLLSSTLTDVPGASSYFVAGLVTYQTEQKIAFGVPAEVIAEHGVVSQETARAMALAVRERIGTDYGIGITGVAGPDPQDGIPPGTVHVAVATPDGEAYVITTTMNQGRAAVKRRAVTTAMLLLRRALLGQLSARPA, from the coding sequence GTGAAGGCAGAAATCATCGCGATCGGCACCGAGATCCTGCTCGGCGAAATCGTTGACACCAATAGCGCCTTTATCGCCCAGCGGCTTCCGGAGCTGGGCATCGACCTCCTGTACACCTCGGTCGTGGGCGACAACCTCGGGCGGATTGTCGAGACGCTTGAACGGGCATGGAACCGCTCCGACCTCGTCATCACCACGGGCGGTCTCGGCCCGACTGACGACGACCTCACACGGGAGGGCGTCGCTCGCGTGCTCGGCGAGGAGCCGTACGTCGACCCTGCCCTCGAGCAGCGCCTCCGCGCATGGTTCGCCGGCCGCGGCTACCCGATGCCGGAGTCGAACATCAAGCAGGCGTGGCTAATCCCAAGCGCCCGGCCGATCGAGAACCCCCGAGGGACGGCCCCCGGCTGGTGGGTGGAACGCGACGGACACATCATCGTCTGCATGCCGGGAGTCCCCTCCGAAATGGAGCGAATGTGGACGAAGGAGGTCCAGCCCGAACTCGAACGGCGGTTTGCCGGCGAAGTGCTGGTCACCCGGACCCTGAAGACGGTGGGCATCGGTGAGGGGACGGTCGATGAAATGGCCCGGCCGCTGTACGCGACCCCGGGTATTGGTATCGGCACCTACGCCCGCGCCGACGGCGTCCACCTCCGCATCGGGGCGAAGGCGCGCACGCGCGAGGAGGCGTGGGAACGGATTCGGCCGGTGGAAGAGGCGCTCGAACGCATCTTCGGCGACGCTATTTGGGGCCGCGACGACGACACGTTCGAAGGCCACATCGCCGACCTGATGCACCAGCGGCGCGCCACTCTCGCAGTGATGGAATCCTGCACCGGGGGGCTGCTTTCGAGCACGCTCACCGATGTCCCGGGCGCCAGCTCGTACTTCGTCGCAGGGCTCGTTACCTACCAGACGGAGCAGAAGATCGCGTTCGGCGTCCCGGCGGAGGTCATCGCCGAGCACGGGGTAGTCTCGCAGGAGACTGCCCGGGCGATGGCCCTCGCGGTCCGTGAGCGCATCGGGACGGACTACGGAATCGGCATCACTGGTGTCGCCGGTCCTGACCCGCAGGACGGCATCCCGCCGGGGACCGTGCACGTCGCGGTCGCGACGCCGGACGGCGAGGCCTACGTCATCACCACCACAATGAACCAGGGACGCGCCGCCGTGAAGCGCCGTGCGGTGACGACCGCCATGCTGCTCCTCCGGCGGGCCCTGCTCGGTCAGCTTTCGGCCCGCCCGGCCTGA
- a CDS encoding aminotransferase class V-fold PLP-dependent enzyme, translated as MPDLLSWRSRFPILARKTYLINNSLGAMPDSVPGAFAEYTRLWAEEGVIAWDTWLPQVAAVASILEDIIRAPRGSMTMCQNVTNALAEILSCLEYEPPRNRLIACAGEFPTVEYLLDGQRSCGAEVVRIGSDPLTFPAEQLIEAIDHRTLLVVVSHVLFRTAELVDVRPIVERAHEYGAMVVLDAYQSMGSVPFDVVELGVDFLVGGSVKWLCGGPGAGYLYVRPDLVDRLEPRMAGWFSHARPFGFEPPPIVYAPGIGRFTGGTPNMPAYYQAREGYRIIREVGVEAIREKARHQTSLLIEGALARGFIVRTPLEFERRGNHVTVDLPRAEQVKDELVRRGFVVDYRPGAGIRIAPHFYNTDDECRAIIEETAAICSELGTQV; from the coding sequence ATGCCCGATTTGCTTTCCTGGCGTTCACGCTTCCCCATCCTCGCCCGCAAGACCTACCTCATCAACAACTCATTAGGCGCGATGCCCGATTCGGTGCCCGGAGCGTTCGCCGAATACACCCGCCTGTGGGCAGAGGAAGGCGTTATCGCCTGGGATACCTGGCTGCCGCAGGTCGCCGCCGTAGCCTCCATTCTTGAGGACATCATCCGGGCCCCGCGGGGCTCGATGACCATGTGCCAGAACGTCACCAACGCGCTCGCGGAGATTCTCTCGTGCCTGGAGTACGAACCGCCGCGCAACCGTCTCATCGCCTGCGCCGGCGAATTCCCCACCGTCGAATACCTGCTCGATGGGCAGCGCTCCTGCGGTGCTGAAGTTGTTCGGATCGGCAGCGACCCGCTTACCTTCCCGGCAGAGCAGCTCATCGAGGCGATTGACCACCGCACACTCCTCGTCGTCGTCTCGCATGTGCTCTTCCGGACCGCCGAGCTGGTCGACGTACGCCCAATCGTGGAGCGCGCCCACGAGTACGGCGCGATGGTCGTCCTCGATGCCTACCAGTCGATGGGCTCGGTGCCGTTCGATGTCGTCGAGCTGGGTGTCGACTTCCTTGTCGGCGGCTCAGTCAAGTGGCTGTGCGGCGGACCCGGCGCCGGGTACCTGTACGTCCGTCCCGACCTGGTGGATAGGCTCGAACCGCGCATGGCCGGCTGGTTCTCGCACGCCCGCCCGTTCGGGTTCGAACCGCCGCCGATCGTCTACGCGCCGGGCATTGGGCGGTTTACGGGCGGGACACCGAACATGCCGGCCTATTACCAGGCGCGCGAGGGTTACCGGATTATCCGTGAGGTCGGGGTCGAAGCGATCCGCGAGAAGGCCCGCCACCAGACGTCGCTGCTCATCGAAGGTGCGCTCGCCCGGGGGTTCATCGTCCGCACGCCGCTGGAGTTCGAGCGGCGCGGCAACCACGTAACGGTCGACCTCCCCCGCGCCGAGCAGGTGAAGGACGAACTGGTCCGCCGCGGGTTCGTCGTGGATTACCGGCCCGGGGCCGGCATCCGCATCGCGCCGCACTTCTACAACACGGACGACGAGTGCCGCGCCATCATCGAGGAAACGGCGGCGATTTGCTCAGAGCTCGGGACTCAGGTGTAG
- a CDS encoding sulfite exporter TauE/SafE family protein, which yields MDLQSAAGLAAAAFAAGAINAVAGGGSLVSFPALLAAGYPSKAANVTNTVALWPGYVGGSIGYRGELRRQRGRAVVLAAPAILGSLAGSAILLLTPDSAFDAVVPFLILFACGVMAFQGPLSRVARRAHPPPGSQARVSPQLVAVVFVLAIYGAYFGGGLGIIMLAALAILLPDDLQHSNALKGLLSVVINFVAVAYFVLFGPVIWEAVVVMAAGSLAGGYLGVGLARRLGQRWLRVAVIAYGTAAALVLLVR from the coding sequence ATGGACCTCCAGAGTGCAGCCGGCCTCGCCGCAGCGGCATTCGCCGCCGGGGCAATCAACGCTGTCGCGGGCGGTGGCTCCCTGGTGAGCTTTCCCGCGCTCCTGGCAGCGGGGTACCCGTCCAAAGCCGCAAACGTGACCAACACCGTCGCGCTCTGGCCCGGCTACGTCGGCGGGAGCATCGGATACCGCGGCGAACTCCGCCGCCAGCGCGGCCGGGCTGTCGTCCTGGCGGCACCCGCCATCCTCGGCTCGCTGGCCGGGTCAGCCATCCTCCTGCTCACACCCGACTCGGCCTTCGATGCGGTCGTCCCGTTCCTCATCCTGTTCGCCTGCGGCGTGATGGCATTCCAGGGGCCGCTCTCGCGGGTGGCCCGCCGGGCGCATCCGCCCCCGGGGAGCCAGGCGCGGGTATCGCCGCAGCTCGTCGCCGTTGTGTTCGTCCTGGCCATCTACGGCGCCTACTTCGGCGGCGGACTTGGCATCATCATGCTTGCGGCGCTCGCCATCCTCCTGCCCGACGATCTCCAGCATTCGAACGCCCTGAAGGGGCTGCTCTCTGTGGTCATCAACTTCGTTGCCGTTGCGTACTTCGTCCTGTTCGGGCCAGTCATCTGGGAGGCTGTGGTGGTGATGGCGGCCGGCTCCCTCGCAGGGGGGTACCTCGGCGTCGGGCTGGCCCGCAGGCTCGGGCAGCGGTGGCTCCGGGTCGCGGTGATCGCCTACGGCACGGCAGCTGCCCTGGTCCTGCTGGTCCGTTAG
- a CDS encoding nitroreductase family protein, whose protein sequence is MDELLPAIRDRRASRAFRPEPVPAAARDLLWEAAARAPSHGNTQPTRILVAESEAVRERLIAALNEGNRHWARHAPLLFALAANPSHDIVIEGTDGSRRELYPLHVGIALGNLMAQATALSLVAHPMAAFDEAAVREVFGCPGQVRILAVVACGYPGDPATLPPDLAAKETAPQRRLPLQHRVAVDRWVPDLEVSPRDLRRKDG, encoded by the coding sequence GTGGACGAGCTGCTTCCTGCCATTCGTGACCGACGTGCAAGCCGGGCGTTCCGCCCGGAACCCGTTCCGGCTGCGGCACGCGACCTCCTCTGGGAGGCCGCAGCCCGCGCCCCCAGCCACGGCAACACCCAGCCGACACGCATCCTGGTCGCCGAGAGCGAGGCCGTTCGCGAACGACTGATCGCGGCCCTGAACGAGGGGAACCGCCACTGGGCACGCCACGCACCACTGCTCTTCGCGCTCGCCGCCAACCCGTCCCACGACATTGTGATCGAGGGCACCGACGGCAGCCGGCGCGAGCTCTATCCCCTCCACGTCGGGATCGCGCTTGGGAATCTGATGGCGCAGGCCACGGCCCTCAGCCTGGTCGCCCACCCGATGGCGGCATTCGATGAGGCCGCAGTGCGCGAAGTCTTCGGCTGCCCGGGGCAGGTCCGCATCCTGGCGGTTGTGGCCTGCGGGTATCCCGGCGACCCGGCCACGCTCCCGCCCGACCTCGCAGCCAAGGAGACGGCGCCCCAGCGGCGGCTTCCGCTGCAGCACCGGGTCGCGGTTGACCGCTGGGTCCCCGACCTCGAGGTGAGCCCCCGCGACCTCCGGAGGAAGGACGGGTGA
- a CDS encoding Rieske (2Fe-2S) protein → MSPALAFLGVSILGTWGIASIGLIAGGIILLFFPGDPVTASDNTLGGIVLLVAGLVSGGLMQVVVSPLLGLDAPVPIRAKEIKPHAAMTRWAKVGLLRDFPDGLPKEVRARAQRVVIIRTGDKVHALSALCSHARLPLAGFPGSPIRPEPIKDNCVMCPFHGARFDIETGKVVRQPFSSQFNAEHPFLGGIQSKLFKLLRFIPMPYQAFPVPKFARPTLTAEDMQTYPVKVENGEVYVALPR, encoded by the coding sequence GTGTCACCTGCGCTGGCTTTCCTTGGCGTTTCGATCCTCGGCACGTGGGGCATCGCAAGCATCGGCCTCATCGCCGGCGGCATCATCCTGCTCTTCTTCCCGGGCGATCCCGTCACCGCGTCGGACAACACGCTCGGGGGCATCGTGCTCCTGGTTGCCGGCCTCGTTTCCGGTGGGCTGATGCAGGTTGTCGTTTCGCCCCTCCTCGGGCTCGATGCGCCGGTGCCCATCCGGGCGAAGGAGATCAAGCCGCACGCCGCAATGACCCGCTGGGCAAAGGTCGGCCTCCTGCGCGACTTCCCCGACGGCCTCCCGAAGGAGGTCCGCGCCCGGGCCCAGCGCGTCGTGATCATCCGCACCGGCGATAAGGTCCACGCGCTGAGTGCCCTCTGCTCACACGCGCGGTTGCCGCTCGCCGGGTTCCCGGGGTCGCCGATCCGGCCCGAGCCGATCAAAGACAACTGCGTCATGTGCCCCTTCCACGGGGCCCGGTTCGACATCGAAACCGGGAAAGTTGTCCGCCAGCCGTTCTCGAGCCAGTTCAACGCTGAGCACCCCTTCCTGGGCGGCATTCAATCGAAGCTCTTCAAGCTCCTCCGCTTCATCCCGATGCCGTACCAGGCCTTCCCGGTCCCGAAGTTCGCCCGCCCGACCCTCACCGCCGAGGACATGCAGACCTACCCGGTGAAAGTCGAAAACGGCGAGGTGTACGTCGCCCTCCCCCGGTAG
- a CDS encoding DUF429 domain-containing protein has translation MRCIGIDLSWTARRPSGFALIDPAADGLVQTWTATLAPAEVAAWLDGFEDAVVGVDAPLVNRPGRTAEAELARALGRYGVTAYGIGNGFLERRGLAAGPQLGELLAARGWSFEPPGPGAGRRFAFETFPRALILSLLRAAEVPPYKRGRLAGRAAALATCHDLLEGALAAAGMRLDFPLPAAPAHGACPRGRELKAAEDRLDAAVCAFAAWQAASRGLEPGDLFGSAASGLIVVPGAGRLTSARGRTSP, from the coding sequence ATGCGCTGCATCGGTATCGACCTCTCCTGGACGGCCCGCAGGCCTTCCGGCTTCGCGCTCATTGACCCGGCCGCCGACGGACTGGTGCAGACGTGGACGGCCACGCTCGCCCCGGCCGAGGTGGCGGCCTGGCTTGATGGGTTCGAGGATGCTGTTGTCGGGGTCGATGCGCCGCTCGTCAATCGCCCGGGTCGAACGGCTGAAGCAGAGCTGGCGCGGGCGCTGGGCCGGTACGGTGTGACGGCCTATGGGATCGGCAACGGCTTCCTCGAACGGCGTGGGCTGGCGGCGGGACCCCAGCTCGGAGAGCTGCTCGCTGCCCGCGGCTGGTCCTTCGAGCCCCCGGGCCCCGGAGCGGGGCGGCGGTTCGCGTTCGAAACGTTCCCTCGCGCCCTCATCCTGTCGCTGCTCAGGGCTGCGGAAGTGCCCCCGTACAAGCGCGGCCGGCTCGCCGGCCGGGCCGCAGCGCTGGCGACCTGCCACGACCTGCTCGAGGGGGCGCTCGCGGCTGCGGGCATGCGCCTCGACTTCCCGCTGCCGGCCGCCCCGGCCCACGGGGCATGCCCCAGGGGACGCGAGCTGAAGGCTGCGGAGGACCGGCTCGATGCTGCGGTCTGTGCGTTTGCTGCGTGGCAGGCCGCAAGCCGAGGGCTTGAACCCGGCGACCTGTTCGGCTCGGCGGCCTCGGGGTTGATCGTGGTGCCCGGAGCCGGCCGGCTCACATCCGCTCGGGGGCGGACATCCCCATAA
- the argS gene encoding arginine--tRNA ligase — MPDTRTIRTHLESIVAEAARAAISAGDLPDVAIPGAAIERPKDAANGDFASTLPLRLARAAMRPPLEIAQAIAKHVRADAAIERPSVAPPGFINFRLSVPFLQQQVEHIIAAGPAYADLELGAGRSAQVEFVSANPTGPLHVGNGRGAAIGDALANALAAAGYRVEREYYINDAGTQTDYFAETLYARYQQLFGRDVPIPPDGYPGEYMVELAREVKERHGDAFLRPPGEPMPPELGALGIELMVTRIRATLERFGVRYDRWYSEKSLYEPGGAYEQAMAILRQAGMLVEREGALWFASSELGEDKDNVVVRSDGRPTYYASDIAYHWDKFLRRGFDLVIDVWGADHHGHVSRLKTATRAVGADPEALHILLYQLVTLKRGGEVVRLSKREGEIITLDELIDEVGTDAARFFFLLRSPGAQMDFDLDLAVRQSSENPVYYVQYAHARLCSILERAKEQGLTPEGGDVARLTAPHELALIREMMRLADVIETVATRFEPQHLPHYAQDLATAFHAFNDAFKQQNDPGLKVITDDEALSRARLRLVLAARIALARVLGLMGMSAPERM; from the coding sequence ATGCCCGACACGCGAACCATCCGGACCCATCTCGAATCGATCGTCGCTGAGGCGGCCCGCGCCGCCATCTCGGCAGGGGACCTTCCCGACGTTGCCATCCCCGGCGCAGCCATCGAGCGGCCGAAGGATGCCGCGAACGGCGACTTCGCATCGACGTTGCCGCTGCGCCTTGCCCGCGCCGCAATGCGGCCTCCGCTCGAGATCGCCCAGGCGATCGCAAAGCACGTCCGCGCAGACGCCGCCATCGAACGGCCGTCCGTCGCCCCGCCGGGGTTTATCAACTTCCGCCTGTCGGTGCCCTTCCTGCAGCAGCAGGTCGAGCACATCATCGCGGCGGGTCCAGCCTATGCGGACCTCGAGCTGGGCGCCGGGCGTTCGGCCCAGGTCGAATTCGTCTCGGCAAACCCGACGGGCCCGCTGCATGTCGGGAACGGGCGCGGCGCGGCCATTGGGGATGCGCTGGCCAACGCCCTCGCCGCCGCAGGGTACCGGGTCGAGCGCGAGTACTACATCAACGACGCCGGGACGCAAACGGACTACTTCGCCGAAACCCTCTACGCCAGGTACCAGCAGCTCTTCGGGAGGGATGTCCCCATTCCGCCCGACGGGTATCCCGGGGAGTACATGGTCGAGCTGGCGCGCGAGGTGAAGGAGCGCCACGGCGACGCCTTCCTCCGCCCCCCGGGCGAGCCGATGCCGCCCGAACTCGGCGCACTCGGCATCGAGCTGATGGTGACCCGCATCCGGGCGACGCTCGAACGGTTCGGGGTACGCTATGACCGCTGGTACTCGGAGAAGTCCCTCTACGAGCCGGGCGGCGCATATGAGCAGGCGATGGCCATCCTGCGCCAGGCCGGGATGCTCGTTGAACGCGAAGGAGCGCTCTGGTTCGCCTCAAGCGAACTTGGGGAGGACAAAGACAACGTCGTCGTCCGCTCCGATGGCCGGCCGACCTACTACGCCAGCGACATCGCCTACCACTGGGACAAATTTCTCCGTCGCGGCTTCGACCTGGTGATCGACGTCTGGGGCGCGGACCACCACGGGCACGTCTCGCGGCTGAAGACCGCGACCCGCGCGGTCGGGGCCGACCCCGAGGCGCTTCACATCCTCCTCTACCAGCTCGTCACCCTGAAGCGGGGCGGCGAGGTCGTCCGGCTGTCGAAGCGCGAGGGCGAGATTATCACCCTCGACGAGCTGATCGATGAGGTCGGGACGGACGCAGCCCGCTTCTTCTTCCTGCTCCGCTCACCCGGGGCGCAGATGGATTTCGACCTCGACCTCGCGGTTCGCCAGTCATCGGAGAACCCGGTTTATTATGTCCAGTACGCGCACGCGCGCCTCTGCTCAATACTCGAGCGCGCGAAGGAGCAGGGGCTGACGCCGGAGGGCGGCGACGTCGCCCGCCTCACGGCGCCGCACGAGCTGGCGCTCATCCGCGAGATGATGCGGCTGGCTGACGTCATCGAAACGGTCGCCACGCGCTTTGAGCCGCAGCACCTCCCCCACTACGCCCAGGACCTCGCCACCGCGTTCCACGCCTTCAATGACGCTTTCAAGCAGCAGAACGACCCCGGACTGAAGGTCATCACGGACGATGAGGCGCTCAGCCGGGCACGCCTCAGGCTCGTGCTCGCAGCGCGGATCGCGCTTGCCCGGGTCCTCGGACTTATGGGGATGTCCGCCCCCGAGCGGATGTGA
- a CDS encoding inositol monophosphatase family protein: MSDADLPRSAAGGDALEIARHCARVARDIIRSAASHADVTAVKGRGNVVTATDLAVERAVMTILREHFPGHAILSEETASATPTDGWTWVIDPLDGTKNFSRGIAHFAFTLALCVDDEPVLGLTTHPLLGLEVVAIAGGGCTVDGHRAVLRPCPTVADAVVAMDLGYNADRARRQIELAAHLWPGMQSLRIPGSAALGFAGLAAGWWDLYLHSDLQPWDLAAGLLIVREAGGVVLARDGTPAAMASRAVIAGTGTAVRDALARAGELPVT, from the coding sequence GTGAGCGACGCTGACCTTCCGCGCTCGGCCGCAGGTGGCGATGCGCTTGAAATCGCGAGGCACTGCGCTCGTGTCGCCCGTGACATCATCCGGTCAGCAGCGAGCCATGCCGACGTGACCGCCGTCAAGGGGCGCGGCAATGTCGTGACTGCGACCGACCTTGCCGTCGAGCGCGCGGTCATGACCATTCTCCGGGAGCACTTCCCCGGGCACGCCATCCTGAGCGAGGAGACAGCCTCCGCCACGCCGACCGATGGCTGGACCTGGGTCATCGACCCGCTCGACGGCACGAAGAACTTCTCCCGCGGCATCGCCCATTTCGCGTTTACCCTCGCGCTCTGCGTCGATGACGAACCTGTCCTCGGGCTCACGACCCACCCGCTCCTCGGACTTGAAGTGGTCGCCATCGCAGGGGGCGGCTGCACAGTGGATGGCCACCGCGCCGTGCTGCGTCCCTGCCCCACGGTTGCGGACGCGGTCGTGGCGATGGACCTCGGCTACAACGCCGACCGCGCACGCCGGCAGATCGAGCTCGCGGCCCACCTCTGGCCGGGCATGCAGTCGCTGCGGATCCCGGGCTCGGCAGCGCTTGGATTTGCCGGGCTTGCCGCTGGCTGGTGGGACCTGTACCTCCACTCCGACCTGCAGCCGTGGGACCTCGCCGCCGGTCTGCTCATCGTGCGCGAAGCAGGCGGTGTGGTGCTGGCCCGCGATGGGACTCCCGCCGCGATGGCCAGCCGCGCGGTCATCGCCGGCACCGGGACGGCGGTGCGGGATGCGCTGGCCCGCGCCGGCGAACTCCCCGTGACGTGA
- a CDS encoding 3-hydroxyacyl-CoA dehydrogenase family protein yields MRVEKIGVIGGGLMGSGIAQVAAYHGLDVTLVDVNQARVDRAIEAIKGRLQREAERGRISAEAAEAAAHRLRGSADIDELTSVARAEAVIEAVVEDLEVKTRIFRQLGRVCRPDALLASNTSSLPLSDLAAASGRPERVIGLHFFNPPWALKLVEIVSTASTTEETLQDALQLCQQLDRVTVQVKDTPGFIANRLLVPFIFDAIELLQTGVASAEDIDLACRVGLNHAMGPLATADLIGLDTLKAIAESMFEEYGEPRFKAPTLLRRLVSLGYLGRKTGRGFFRYT; encoded by the coding sequence ATGCGGGTCGAGAAGATCGGCGTGATTGGGGGAGGGCTGATGGGGAGCGGGATCGCACAGGTCGCGGCGTACCATGGCCTTGACGTCACGCTCGTTGACGTCAACCAGGCGCGCGTCGACCGGGCGATTGAGGCGATTAAGGGCAGGCTGCAGCGCGAGGCGGAGCGGGGCCGCATCAGCGCTGAGGCGGCCGAGGCCGCTGCGCATCGCCTCCGCGGGTCGGCGGATATCGACGAGCTGACGTCGGTCGCCCGCGCCGAGGCTGTCATCGAAGCGGTGGTCGAGGACCTTGAGGTTAAGACCCGCATCTTCCGCCAGCTCGGCAGGGTGTGCCGGCCGGACGCCCTCCTCGCCAGCAATACCAGCTCGCTGCCCCTGAGCGACCTCGCAGCAGCCTCCGGACGGCCCGAGCGGGTCATCGGACTCCACTTCTTCAATCCGCCATGGGCGCTCAAGCTGGTCGAAATCGTTTCGACGGCCTCGACCACGGAGGAGACCCTGCAGGACGCGCTCCAGCTGTGCCAGCAGCTCGACCGTGTGACCGTGCAGGTCAAGGACACGCCTGGCTTTATCGCGAACCGGCTGCTCGTCCCCTTCATCTTCGATGCGATCGAATTGCTTCAGACCGGCGTGGCGTCGGCGGAGGATATCGACCTCGCCTGCCGGGTCGGGCTAAACCATGCCATGGGGCCGCTGGCCACCGCCGACCTGATCGGGCTCGATACCCTGAAAGCGATAGCGGAGAGCATGTTCGAGGAGTACGGCGAGCCGCGGTTCAAAGCGCCAACGCTGCTCCGCCGCCTGGTGAGCCTCGGTTACCTTGGCAGAAAAACCGGGCGCGGGTTCTTCCGCTACACCTGA
- a CDS encoding putative quinol monooxygenase, with product MAVKVVIERRVLPGHERNVLELLRQLRIRCLDEPGYISGETLRDSEDPHNLVVISTWFGLGDWKRWSQSPDRREFESRIRQHLAAPERVRVLLEGLSEQLSGA from the coding sequence ATGGCTGTCAAGGTCGTCATCGAACGGCGGGTCCTCCCCGGACACGAACGGAATGTGCTGGAGCTGCTTCGGCAGCTGCGCATCCGCTGCCTCGACGAGCCCGGCTACATCTCGGGTGAGACGCTCCGCGACAGCGAGGACCCGCACAACCTCGTCGTCATCAGCACCTGGTTCGGCCTCGGCGACTGGAAGCGCTGGTCCCAGTCGCCGGACCGGCGGGAATTTGAATCCCGCATCCGCCAGCACCTGGCTGCGCCGGAGCGCGTCAGGGTTTTGCTCGAGGGGCTCTCGGAACAGCTGTCCGGTGCGTGA